The Caldalkalibacillus thermarum genome includes the window ATGTACCCACGGATGATCCCTTTTCCACCAAAGATGAGATTGCCGTCAAACAAATGAAAACATTAACGGAGAACTGTAAGGAGTTTGGCATTCCTTTGGCCGACTTGCACAGTGAAGAACAAGGCATTGTCCATGTAATCGGACCTGAGCTGGGGCTCACCTTGCCGGGCAAAACCATTGTTTGCGGAGACAGCCACACCTCCACTCATGGCGCCTTTGGGGCCTTGGCCTTCGGCATCGGGACCAGTGAAGTGGAACATGTGCTGGCCACCCAGTGTCTGTGGCAAAAGCGCCCCCGGACCATGCGGATTAATATCACAGGCGAGCGCGGATTAGGCGTGATGGCCAAAGATGTGATTTTAGGGTTGATCGCCACATATGGGGTAGACTTTGGCACGGGTTATGTGGTGGAATATGCCGGTCCCGTGATCAAAAATATGACCATGGAAGAGCGTATGACCATCTGTAACATGTCGATTGAATTTGGTGCCAGAGCCGGTTTAATCGCCCCAGATGAGACCACTTTTGAGTATCTCCGCGGGCGGCTTTATGCACCTAAGGGAGAGGCCTTTGAACAGGCTGTGGAGGAGTGGAAAGCGCTGGCCACTGACGAGGGGGCCACATTTGATAAAGAAGTCACCTTTGATGTGTCTGACCTTGAGCCGCAGGTGACCTGGGGCACCAACCCTGGCATGGGCACCGGGATCAGCGGGGTCGTGCCAGATCCCAGCGATTTTGAAAGCGAAGTGGAACAGCGGGCAGTTGCCCAGGCTCTGGAATATATGGGGCTGAAACCCGGGACTAAGATCACTGAGATTCCCGTCGATTATGTCTTTATCGGTTCGTGTACCAACT containing:
- the leuC gene encoding 3-isopropylmalate dehydratase large subunit, which gives rise to MSPKTMIDKIWEQHVVVEEENKPSLIYIDLHLIHEVTSPQAFEGLRLAGRRVRRPDLTFATMDHNVPTDDPFSTKDEIAVKQMKTLTENCKEFGIPLADLHSEEQGIVHVIGPELGLTLPGKTIVCGDSHTSTHGAFGALAFGIGTSEVEHVLATQCLWQKRPRTMRINITGERGLGVMAKDVILGLIATYGVDFGTGYVVEYAGPVIKNMTMEERMTICNMSIEFGARAGLIAPDETTFEYLRGRLYAPKGEAFEQAVEEWKALATDEGATFDKEVTFDVSDLEPQVTWGTNPGMGTGISGVVPDPSDFESEVEQRAVAQALEYMGLKPGTKITEIPVDYVFIGSCTNSRIEDLREAARIVKGRKVAPGVTALVVPGSKKVKRQAEEEGLHHIFIEAGFEWRGAGCSMCLSMNPDVVPPGKRCASTSNRNFEGRQGRGARTHLVSPAMAAAAAVFGHFVDVRELDVTRRDQHGAPHSA